One window of the Chitinophaga niabensis genome contains the following:
- a CDS encoding sigma-54 interaction domain-containing protein translates to MDNIQSIKNRFGIIGNSQALNYALQVAAQVSNTDLTVLISGESGVGKEVFSQIIHTLSARKHNPFIAVNCGAIPEGTIDSELFGHEKGSFTGAVDNRKGYFETVNGGTIFLDEIGEMPLGTQARLLRVLEAGEYIRVGSSKVQKTDVRVIAATNRDLLESTQQGKFREDLYYRLNTVPIRVPSLRDRKEDIAMLFRKFCVDFAERYKTTSIQLDDEARDMVTNYPWPGNVRELKNIAEQISVLATDKHVSAAELRRFLPEPQVTNRLPMLAPNHNGGGTGGDFNSERDILYKLFFDMKKDVTELKKMFFDILQNPSIAHTGVFPEENVLHNFKQPEPQAAPAGIISNPQPYIIQDSSKIDHHEEVEETLSIADKEKELIEKALKKHKGKRKDAALDLGISERTLYRKLKEYNINE, encoded by the coding sequence ATGGACAACATTCAAAGTATAAAGAACCGCTTCGGCATCATCGGCAATTCGCAGGCATTGAACTATGCCCTGCAGGTAGCCGCCCAGGTGTCCAACACCGATCTTACGGTGCTGATCTCCGGAGAAAGCGGTGTGGGAAAGGAAGTATTTTCACAGATCATCCATACCCTGAGCGCCCGCAAACACAACCCTTTTATTGCCGTGAACTGCGGCGCCATTCCCGAAGGAACAATAGACTCGGAGTTATTTGGTCACGAAAAAGGATCATTCACAGGAGCCGTTGATAACCGTAAAGGATATTTCGAAACCGTAAACGGTGGTACCATTTTCCTGGACGAAATAGGTGAAATGCCCCTGGGCACGCAAGCCCGTCTCTTAAGGGTACTGGAGGCCGGCGAATACATCCGCGTAGGTTCCTCCAAAGTACAGAAAACAGACGTTCGCGTGATCGCAGCTACCAACCGCGATCTCCTTGAAAGCACCCAGCAGGGTAAGTTCCGGGAAGACCTGTATTATCGTTTGAACACGGTACCCATCCGGGTTCCTTCCCTGCGTGACAGGAAAGAAGATATCGCTATGCTCTTCCGCAAGTTCTGTGTGGACTTTGCAGAACGTTATAAAACCACTTCCATCCAGCTGGATGATGAAGCCCGGGACATGGTCACCAATTACCCCTGGCCAGGTAACGTACGGGAACTAAAGAATATCGCAGAACAGATCTCTGTACTGGCAACAGATAAACATGTGAGTGCCGCAGAGCTGCGCAGGTTCCTGCCGGAACCACAGGTGACCAACCGCCTGCCCATGCTCGCCCCGAATCACAATGGCGGCGGTACCGGTGGCGACTTCAACAGTGAAAGGGACATTCTTTATAAACTTTTCTTTGACATGAAAAAGGATGTAACAGAATTGAAGAAAATGTTCTTCGATATCCTGCAAAATCCTTCTATAGCACATACCGGCGTGTTCCCGGAAGAAAATGTACTGCATAACTTCAAGCAACCGGAACCACAGGCCGCTCCTGCCGGTATCATTTCCAATCCGCAGCCTTACATTATCCAGGACAGCAGCAAAATAGATCATCATGAGGAAGTGGAAGAAACCCTCTCTATAGCAGATAAAGAGAAAGAACTGATCGAAAAAGCGCTGAAGAAACACAAAGGGAAACGTAAAGATGCCGCACTCGACCTCGGAATTTCGGAACGGACTTTGTACAGGAAACTGAAGGAATATAATATCAATGAATAA